In a genomic window of Fusarium verticillioides 7600 chromosome 11, whole genome shotgun sequence:
- a CDS encoding feruloyl esterase, producing the protein MLSAGFVVLLGFIPQVLSDTSTDICLPQDNMRPTFLLFSGLGACAAAVGKGDDFAAKCAGFKNSLKLPNTKVWFTEHVPAGKNITFPDNDPTCTPKSTITDVEICRVAMFVTTGPKSNLTLEAWLPSNWTGRFLSTGNGGMAGCIQYDDVAYGAGFGFATVGANNGHNGTSAVSMYKNSGVVEDYVYRSVHTGTVLGKELTKKFYGKKHTKSYYLGCSTGGRQGWKEAQSFPDDFDGIVAGAPAIRFNGLQSRSGSFWGITGPPGAATHLSPEEWAMVQKNVLVQCDKPLDGVADGILEDPNLCQYRPEALVCGQGQTKNCLTGPQIETVRKVFGPLYGNNGTYIYPRIPPGADQGFGFAIGEQPFPYSTEWFQYVIWNDTKWDPNTIGPNDYQKASEVNPFNVETWEGDLSKFRKRGSKIIHWHGLEDGLISSDNSMEYYNHVSATMGLKNTELDEFYRYFRVSGCGHCSGGIGANRIGNNRANLGGKEANNNVLLALVKWVEEGKAPETITGVRYVNGSSTGKVEVERRHCRYPYRNVYQKGDYKKPDSWKCELPK; encoded by the coding sequence ATGTTGTCCGCCGGCTTTGTTGTCCTGCTTGGCTTTATTCCCCAGGTTCTCAGCGACACCTCGACTGATATTTGTTTACCGCAAGATAACATGCGTCCTACATTTTTGCTCTTTTCGGGGCTGGGGGCttgtgctgctgctgtcggCAAGGGTGATGACTTTGCGGCTAAATGCGCTGGTTTCAAGAACTCGCTGAAGCTgcccaacaccaaggtcTGGTTCACCGAGCACGTGCCTGCTGGGAAAAACATCACTTTTCCTGACAACGACCCAACATGCACGCCCAAGAGCACTATcactgatgttgagatctgTCGTGTGGCTATGTTTGTCACTACTGGTCCCAAGTCAAACCTCACCCTCGAGGCTTGGCTTCCTTCCAACTGGACTGGTCGATTTTTGAGCACTGGAAATGGTGGAATGGCTGGATGTATTCAATACGATGACGTTGCCTACGGTGCgggctttggctttgcaACTGTTGGAGCCAACAACGGTCATAACGGCACTTCAGCTGTCTCCATGTATAAGAACTCGGGAGTCGTTGAGGACTATGTTTACCGTTCAGTTCACACTGGAACTGTTCTCGGAAAGGAACTTACAAAGAAGTTCTACGGCAAGAAGCATACCAAGTCTTACTATCTTGGATGCTCAACTGGTGGACGACAAGGATGGAAGGAGGCACAGAGCTTCCCTGATGATTTCGATGGTATTGTGGCTGGTGCTCCTGCCATACGTTTCAACGGTCTGCAGTCCCGTTCTGGAAGTTTCTGGGGTATCACTGGACCCCCTGGAGCGGCTACCCATCTCAGCCCTGAGGAATGGGCCATGGTTCAAAAGAACGTCTTGGTCCAGTGCGACAAGCCacttgatggtgttgccgATGGTATTCTCGAGGATCCCAACCTTTGCCAGTACCGTCCTGAGGCTCTTGTCTGCGGCCAAGGCCAGACAAAGAACTGCCTGACTGGTCCCCAGATCGAGACAGTCCGCAAGGTATTCGGTCCTCTGTATGGTAACAACGGCACATACATCTACCCTCGAATTCCCCCTGGAGCCGATCAGGGTTTCGGGTTTGCAATTGGGGAGCAACCGTTCCCCTACTCTACCGAATGGTTCCAGTATGTTATCTGGAACGATACCAAGTGGGATCCCAACACCATTGGACCCAATGATTACCAGAAGGCTTCTGAGGTCAACCCTTTCAACGTCGAGACATGGGAGGGAGACCTTTCCAAGTTCCGCAAGCGTGGATCCAAAATCATTCACTGGCACGGTCTCGAGGATGGCCTGATTAGCTCTGACAACTCAATGGAGTACTACAACCACGTCTCGGCTACTATGGGCCTGAAGAAcactgagcttgatgagttCTACCGATACTTCCGTGTCAGCGGCTGCGGTCACTGTTCAGGCGGAATTGGAGCCAATCGCATTGGAAACAACCGCGCCAACTTGGGTGGCAAGGAGGCCAACAACAatgttcttctcgctcttgTCAAGTGGGTTGAGGAGGGCAAAGCACCCGAGACCATCACTGGTGTTCGCTACGTCAACGGCTCTAGCACTGGaaaggtcgaggttgagcgAAGACACTGCCGCTATCCTTACCGCAATGTCTACCAGAAGGGTGATTACAAAAAGCCCGACAGCTGGAAGTGCGAGCTGCCCAAGTAA